In one Sandaracinaceae bacterium genomic region, the following are encoded:
- a CDS encoding sulfite exporter TauE/SafE family protein, with the protein MTWASYDVGLLALMMLAGLVAGFINTVAGGGSLLTLPALMLLGLPADVANASNRVSIFAQAATGSYHYHREGKLDLAAIRDIGPPTLLGNVIGALVASYFPVELLTPVLLLTMVGIAVLMVVRPTAIAPEGATPKRATDHPRAMLGLFAAGLYGGFVHGGVGFVLLMVLAGTLHYDLVRANALKMLCTLVSGVASLVVFLARGQIAWAPALVLAVATSVGSVLGVKYAVKADPKKLKRLVAVLVVLACLGVAAQELWGG; encoded by the coding sequence ATGACCTGGGCTTCCTACGACGTGGGCCTCTTGGCCCTGATGATGCTGGCAGGCCTCGTGGCCGGCTTCATCAACACCGTGGCAGGAGGCGGCAGCCTGCTGACCCTGCCTGCGCTCATGCTTTTGGGGCTGCCCGCCGACGTGGCGAACGCCAGCAACCGAGTGTCCATCTTCGCGCAGGCGGCGACGGGCTCGTACCACTACCACCGCGAAGGCAAGCTGGACCTGGCTGCCATCCGGGACATCGGGCCGCCGACGCTGCTCGGGAACGTCATCGGCGCGCTCGTGGCGTCGTACTTCCCAGTGGAGCTCCTGACGCCGGTGCTCTTGCTGACCATGGTCGGCATCGCCGTGCTGATGGTGGTGCGGCCGACGGCCATCGCGCCCGAGGGAGCCACGCCCAAGCGCGCCACCGACCACCCGCGCGCCATGCTCGGGCTCTTCGCTGCGGGCCTCTACGGTGGCTTCGTGCACGGCGGCGTGGGCTTCGTGCTGCTCATGGTGCTGGCCGGCACGCTGCACTACGACTTGGTGCGCGCCAACGCGCTGAAGATGCTGTGCACCCTGGTTTCTGGCGTCGCTTCGCTGGTGGTGTTCCTCGCGCGTGGGCAGATCGCCTGGGCGCCCGCGCTGGTGCTGGCCGTGGCCACTTCGGTGGGCTCGGTGCTGGGCGTCAAGTACGCGGTGAAGGCCGACCCGAAGAAGCTCAAGCGCCTGGTCGCCGTGTTGGTGGTGCTGGCCTGCCTGGGGGTGGCCGCCCAGGAGCTCTGGGGCGGCTGA
- a CDS encoding prepilin-type N-terminal cleavage/methylation domain-containing protein — protein sequence MTRHPRHRGRRGFTLVEVMMAISVMTAGAIAVFTMQNVSATGARRSRMISTATEVNRFWIERVKLEALRWGPVAFDDPNMTWLNALPDTQTGTSGWFLPVEDPDDPTVTAASDWYGAPMPIPSGAGTPPASYCTSLRWTWMSGGTDQVARLDVRTWWHRPTRTADTIEDCGADQNALTTALAEVTDFGVIYSSTVVRWQGLPQ from the coding sequence ATGACCCGCCATCCTCGCCACCGAGGCCGTCGCGGCTTCACCCTCGTCGAGGTCATGATGGCCATCTCGGTCATGACCGCCGGCGCCATCGCCGTGTTCACCATGCAGAACGTCTCTGCCACCGGGGCGCGGCGCTCACGCATGATCAGCACGGCCACCGAAGTGAACCGCTTCTGGATCGAGCGCGTGAAGCTGGAGGCGCTGCGCTGGGGTCCCGTCGCGTTCGACGATCCCAACATGACGTGGTTGAACGCCCTCCCTGACACACAGACGGGCACCAGCGGCTGGTTCCTCCCCGTGGAGGACCCTGACGACCCAACGGTCACCGCCGCCAGCGACTGGTACGGCGCACCCATGCCGATTCCGTCGGGTGCCGGCACGCCCCCGGCCAGCTACTGCACCAGCCTGCGGTGGACATGGATGTCCGGCGGCACGGATCAAGTGGCGCGCCTCGATGTCCGCACGTGGTGGCATCGTCCGACTCGCACGGCAGACACCATCGAGGACTGTGGGGCCGACCAGAACGCGCTGACCACCGCGCTGGCCGAGGTCACGGACTTCGGTGTCATCTACAGCAGCACGGTCGTTCGCTGGCAGGGGTTGCCCCAATGA
- a CDS encoding prepilin-type N-terminal cleavage/methylation domain-containing protein, producing the protein MTSRRRMLAEGHTNAGFTLVEMLVAVVAGAMTIATVYSLGAGSTRAFQEQNRISQAQAAVRSGMEHVRRDFSRAGFGATPDSGTSASDGDRGANPAGCAVTPGFRLVGFAVNDNAYTAQLWLADDAHNRVQADGVVMSGNFATGDHYLVSEIVGGPPSRSSRRGSRSGAASGPRSIRSASKMPSVRGAGSTWSPRRVAGWRARSLPSTAPRPPSRSRRASASVASGMGGVRASAPSRAWSTTRPRPRTTPRSRGSCRQAARPSATRVAWSRRFWRGVNSASATPTPRLPTASAWCSSTWSTSTPPSRVPPPPLEWWTPASWRRSTVMEERPHSLPTPAPGGRCA; encoded by the coding sequence ATGACCTCCCGCCGACGTATGCTCGCCGAGGGGCACACGAACGCCGGCTTCACGCTGGTCGAGATGCTGGTGGCCGTCGTGGCAGGCGCCATGACCATCGCCACCGTCTACTCGTTGGGCGCCGGGTCCACGCGCGCCTTCCAGGAGCAGAACCGTATCAGTCAGGCTCAGGCTGCCGTGCGCTCTGGCATGGAGCATGTGCGTCGTGACTTTTCCCGCGCCGGCTTCGGCGCCACCCCCGACAGCGGAACCAGTGCGTCCGACGGGGACCGTGGCGCCAATCCGGCCGGATGCGCGGTGACCCCGGGCTTTCGGTTGGTCGGGTTCGCCGTGAACGACAACGCCTACACCGCCCAGCTGTGGCTCGCGGACGACGCCCACAACCGGGTCCAGGCCGACGGGGTCGTCATGTCCGGCAACTTCGCGACCGGCGACCACTACCTCGTCTCCGAGATCGTCGGGGGACCACCATCTCGCTCCAGCAGACGCGGCAGTCGTTCCGGCGCAGCTTCGGGGCCCCGCTCGATCCGCAGCGCTTCCAAGATGCCTTCCGTCCGGGGCGCTGGGTCTACTTGGTCTCCGAGACGGGTCGCCGGGTGGCGCGCGAGATCACTTCCGTCAACGGCGCCTCGGCCACCATCACGGTCACGCCGGGCATCAGCGTCGGTTGCTTCGGGTATGGGCGGGGTGCGCGCATCAGCCCCATCTCGCGCGTGGAGTACTACGCGACCGCGCCCGAGAACGACGCCGCGTTCGCGTGGCTCCTGCCGGCAGGCAGCGCGACCGAGCGCTACGCGCGTGGCGTGGAGCAGACGATTTTGGCGAGGCGTGAACTCAGCTTCAGCGACGCCAACACCCCGATTGCCAACAGCGAGCGCGTGGTGCTCGAGTACCTGGTCCACTTCGACGCCGCCATCACGCGTGCCACCGCCGCCGCTGGAGTGGTGGACCCCGGCCTCGTGGAGACGCTCGACGGTGATGGAGGAGCGGCCGCACTCGCTGCCGACCCCGGCTCCGGGCGGGCGGTGCGCGTGA
- a CDS encoding UDP-N-acetylmuramate:L-alanyl-gamma-D-glutamyl-meso-diaminopimelate ligase, whose product MHIHLIGVCGTGMGALAGLLRDAGHDVSGSDRAFYPPMGPALHAWGVRTLPGWDAANLDPAPDLVVVGNVCRKDNPEAVAAHELGLRCLSFPGTLNQLFLQDRPGYVVAGTHGKTTTTAILAQLLHAGGRDPGFLIGGVPRGFDRAARLGSPGAPFVIEGDEYDSAYFEKTPKFWQYNPRVVILTSVEHDHVDIYPDPASYRAAFEGLIARIPEDGLLVAYAGDPEVRELAKQARCPVRFYALASDDCGDVAPIYSAALAAVEAGAQPFDLFGGGSFLARVYSPLSGAHNARNVLAAVIAAVEGAGLQLGAALETVPHLAGVKRRQELLGVAGGVYVYEDFAHHPTAVRETLKGLRSLHPRGKLIAAFEPRSATASRRMHQDDYPAAFLPADVTLIAPVGRPEIPADQRLDVDAIVAELVRAGKTAEATPDVRSVAARVAAHAQPGDVVVLMSNGDFGGVYDEVLVALTPLV is encoded by the coding sequence ATGCACATCCACCTCATCGGGGTCTGCGGCACGGGCATGGGCGCGCTCGCGGGGCTGCTGCGTGACGCAGGGCACGACGTCTCCGGGTCCGACCGTGCCTTCTACCCGCCCATGGGGCCCGCGCTACATGCGTGGGGCGTCCGCACGCTGCCGGGCTGGGACGCGGCCAACCTGGACCCCGCGCCCGACCTGGTGGTGGTGGGCAACGTGTGTCGCAAGGACAACCCCGAGGCCGTCGCGGCGCACGAGCTTGGCCTGCGCTGCCTGTCCTTCCCGGGCACGCTCAACCAGCTCTTCCTGCAAGACCGCCCGGGTTACGTGGTGGCCGGCACGCACGGCAAGACCACCACCACCGCCATCCTCGCGCAGCTGCTGCACGCGGGCGGGCGCGACCCAGGCTTCCTCATCGGCGGCGTGCCGCGTGGCTTCGACCGCGCCGCGCGCCTCGGCAGCCCGGGTGCGCCGTTCGTCATCGAGGGCGACGAGTACGACAGCGCCTACTTCGAGAAGACGCCCAAGTTCTGGCAGTACAACCCACGCGTGGTGATCCTCACCTCGGTCGAGCACGACCACGTGGACATCTATCCAGACCCCGCGTCGTATCGCGCCGCCTTCGAGGGGCTGATCGCGCGCATCCCCGAAGACGGCTTGTTGGTGGCCTACGCAGGCGACCCCGAGGTGCGTGAGCTAGCCAAGCAGGCCCGCTGCCCCGTGCGCTTCTACGCGCTGGCGAGTGACGACTGCGGTGACGTGGCGCCCATCTACTCGGCCGCGCTCGCCGCGGTGGAGGCAGGCGCGCAGCCCTTCGATCTGTTCGGTGGCGGCTCGTTCCTCGCGCGCGTGTACTCGCCGCTGTCGGGGGCACACAACGCGCGCAACGTGCTGGCCGCAGTCATCGCCGCGGTGGAGGGCGCGGGCCTGCAGCTGGGAGCCGCTCTCGAGACTGTGCCGCACCTGGCCGGCGTGAAGCGCCGCCAAGAGCTGCTGGGCGTGGCCGGCGGCGTCTACGTCTACGAGGACTTCGCGCACCACCCCACGGCCGTGCGCGAGACCTTGAAGGGCCTGCGCAGCCTGCACCCGCGCGGCAAGCTCATCGCCGCCTTCGAGCCACGCAGCGCCACGGCCTCGCGGCGCATGCACCAGGACGACTACCCCGCTGCGTTCCTGCCGGCCGACGTCACGCTGATCGCGCCCGTGGGCCGCCCCGAGATCCCCGCGGACCAGCGCCTCGACGTGGACGCCATCGTGGCGGAGCTGGTGCGCGCCGGGAAGACGGCCGAGGCCACGCCCGACGTGCGCTCCGTGGCCGCTCGCGTGGCAGCGCATGCTCAACCGGGCGACGTGGTGGTGCTGATGTCCAACGGCGACTTCGGCGGCGTGTACGACGAGGTGCTCGTCGCGCTCACGCCGCTCGTCTGA
- a CDS encoding CoA ester lyase: MAASARPRRSVLYMPGSNARALDKARSLPADGLILDLEDAVAPDAKATGRQQIVEHVRAGGYGRRELILRVNALNSPWGFEDLVAAATSGVDAVLLPKIESADAVRQAEQVLVAHGAPDSLAIWTMMETPRGMLRAEEIADSTPRMAAFVMGTSDLAKDLHCAHTPMRLPMITSLGLCMLAGRAAGLAVLDGVYLDLNDDEGFAASCRQGAELGFDGKTLIHPKTVGAANEAFAPSAAEIAWSRKIIAAHAEAEAAGKGVLLVDGKLIENLHVANARRLVALSEAIEALAAG, from the coding sequence ATGGCCGCTTCCGCAAGACCCCGTCGCTCCGTGCTCTACATGCCGGGCAGCAACGCGCGCGCGCTCGACAAGGCGCGCTCCCTCCCCGCTGACGGGCTCATCCTGGACCTCGAAGACGCGGTGGCACCGGACGCGAAGGCCACGGGCCGCCAGCAGATCGTGGAGCACGTGCGCGCCGGGGGCTATGGCCGCCGCGAGCTGATCCTGCGCGTGAACGCCCTGAACTCGCCGTGGGGCTTCGAGGACCTGGTGGCCGCGGCCACTTCCGGTGTGGACGCCGTGCTGCTGCCCAAGATCGAGAGCGCGGACGCCGTGCGTCAGGCCGAGCAGGTGCTGGTGGCCCACGGGGCGCCGGACAGCCTGGCCATCTGGACCATGATGGAGACGCCGCGCGGCATGCTGCGCGCGGAGGAGATCGCGGACAGCACGCCGCGCATGGCGGCGTTCGTCATGGGCACCAGCGACCTCGCGAAGGACCTGCACTGCGCGCACACGCCCATGCGTCTGCCCATGATCACGTCGCTCGGGCTGTGCATGCTGGCGGGCCGCGCGGCCGGGCTGGCGGTGCTGGACGGCGTGTACCTGGACCTGAACGACGACGAGGGCTTCGCCGCCAGCTGTCGTCAGGGCGCCGAGCTCGGCTTCGACGGGAAGACGCTGATCCACCCGAAGACGGTGGGCGCCGCCAACGAGGCCTTCGCGCCGAGCGCCGCGGAGATCGCCTGGAGCCGCAAGATCATCGCGGCGCACGCGGAGGCCGAGGCCGCTGGCAAGGGCGTGCTCTTGGTGGACGGCAAGCTCATCGAGAACTTGCACGTGGCCAACGCGCGCCGGCTGGTGGCGTTGAGCGAGGCCATCGAGGCGCTGGCCGCGGGCTGA
- a CDS encoding CoA ester lyase: MRSPKHFFAPLAIGAPAPLREVPFKPSRMIHFFDPSNAKMAEKVPDIAKQTDVLLGNLEDAIASDKKLAAREGFIKIAAATDFGDCQLWTRVNSLDSPWFLDDVTEIVTKVGNKLDVLMVPKVEGAWDIHYVDRLLAQLEARAGLTKPILVHAILETALGVANVEEIASASPRMQGLSLGPADLAASRRMKTTRVGGGHPGYLVRADPDAANPEAPRTTAQQDLWHYTLARMVDACASNGILPYYGPFGDIKDVVACEDQFRNAFLLGCVGAWSLHPVQIGIAKKVFSPPVDEVLWAKKVISEMGDGTGAVMIDGKMQDDATVKQCKVMVDLAKMLAEKDADLRTAYGF; the protein is encoded by the coding sequence ATGCGCAGCCCCAAGCACTTCTTCGCCCCGCTCGCCATTGGTGCCCCCGCTCCCCTCCGCGAGGTGCCCTTCAAGCCGTCGCGGATGATCCACTTCTTCGACCCCAGCAACGCCAAGATGGCGGAGAAGGTGCCGGACATCGCCAAGCAGACCGACGTGCTGCTGGGCAACCTAGAGGACGCCATCGCGTCCGACAAGAAGCTGGCCGCACGCGAGGGCTTCATCAAGATCGCCGCCGCGACCGACTTCGGCGACTGCCAGCTGTGGACCCGCGTGAACAGCCTGGACAGCCCGTGGTTCCTGGACGACGTCACCGAGATCGTCACCAAGGTGGGCAACAAGCTCGACGTGCTGATGGTGCCCAAGGTCGAGGGCGCCTGGGACATCCACTACGTGGACCGCTTGCTGGCCCAGCTGGAGGCGCGTGCCGGGCTCACGAAGCCCATCCTGGTGCACGCCATCCTCGAGACCGCGCTGGGTGTGGCCAACGTGGAAGAGATCGCCAGCGCCAGCCCGCGCATGCAGGGGCTCAGCCTGGGGCCGGCAGACCTCGCCGCCTCGCGCCGCATGAAGACCACCCGCGTGGGCGGTGGGCACCCGGGCTACCTGGTGCGGGCCGATCCCGACGCCGCCAACCCGGAGGCGCCGCGTACCACCGCGCAGCAGGACCTCTGGCACTACACGCTGGCCCGCATGGTGGATGCCTGCGCGTCCAACGGCATCCTCCCGTACTACGGGCCGTTCGGTGACATCAAGGACGTGGTCGCCTGCGAGGACCAGTTCCGCAACGCGTTCCTGCTGGGCTGTGTGGGCGCGTGGTCGCTGCACCCCGTGCAGATCGGCATCGCCAAGAAGGTGTTCTCGCCGCCCGTGGACGAGGTGCTGTGGGCCAAGAAGGTCATCTCCGAGATGGGCGACGGCACCGGCGCGGTCATGATCGACGGCAAGATGCAGGACGACGCCACCGTGAAGCAGTGCAAGGTCATGGTGGACCTCGCCAAGATGCTGGCCGAGAAGGACGCCGACCTGCGCACCGCCTACGGCTTCTGA
- a CDS encoding acetyl-CoA carboxylase carboxyltransferase subunit gives MSEAPNVAPILTNPLAPPAAADEASQGPYDVALAMGQELRDKPRSAPTRVQVGTQHGKGRMTVWERIDTLKDPGDEPTILFQNWGKNLDGASIVTGVTKVNGRDTAFYGHDFTVRAGSMDATNGRKLANVMRLAGERGIPLVGMNDSAGAYVPAGIGGLDGYAEAFTALRKISGRVPSVMCMFGFNAGGGAYLPRQGSFVIQPEDTFFGLTGPGVVKSVLGEDVTPDELGGPGVHGQSGVADLTVADEVGALRTARRLLSYMPSSNELAPPFQATSDACDRPTQEIETLLRKAFNSPTGFNTPIDVSILIQQLCDHGDYFEIQPQRARNTITAFGRLGGHVVGIVANNSAVSSGQIDVDAALKNARFIRFCNIYNIPVVFIEDTTGFLPGRDQERAGIVQAGRAMLDSIIDLRTPRLLLIVRNAFGGAYAAFNCYATGADHVIALPTTRVAVMGPAGAEFVYKDELRAVRARVPALVKDGVAAGLSESDAKAKADAWVKEQEAAFKARYELELMNPKEALSLGSISEIVMPRELRKNLIKSLNFYISTYKVGPMQSVQRESF, from the coding sequence ATGTCCGAAGCACCCAACGTGGCGCCCATCTTGACGAATCCCCTTGCTCCTCCTGCTGCGGCCGATGAGGCGTCGCAAGGGCCCTACGACGTTGCGCTCGCCATGGGCCAGGAGCTGCGCGACAAGCCGCGCAGCGCGCCCACGCGCGTGCAGGTGGGCACGCAGCACGGCAAGGGCCGCATGACGGTCTGGGAGCGTATCGACACGCTCAAGGATCCGGGCGACGAGCCCACCATCTTGTTCCAGAACTGGGGCAAGAACCTGGACGGCGCGTCCATCGTGACCGGCGTCACCAAGGTGAACGGGCGCGACACCGCATTCTACGGCCACGACTTCACCGTGCGCGCGGGCTCCATGGACGCCACCAACGGCCGCAAGCTGGCCAACGTGATGCGCCTGGCGGGCGAGCGCGGCATCCCGCTGGTGGGCATGAACGACTCGGCGGGCGCCTACGTGCCGGCCGGCATCGGCGGCTTGGACGGCTACGCGGAGGCCTTCACGGCGCTGCGCAAGATCAGCGGTCGCGTGCCCAGCGTCATGTGCATGTTCGGCTTCAACGCCGGCGGTGGCGCCTACCTGCCGCGCCAGGGCAGCTTCGTGATCCAGCCGGAGGACACGTTCTTCGGCCTCACGGGTCCGGGCGTGGTCAAGAGCGTGCTCGGCGAAGACGTGACCCCCGACGAGCTGGGCGGCCCCGGCGTGCACGGCCAGAGCGGCGTGGCGGACCTCACGGTGGCCGACGAGGTGGGGGCGCTGCGCACCGCGCGCCGCCTGCTGAGCTACATGCCCAGCAGCAACGAGCTGGCCCCGCCCTTCCAGGCCACCAGCGACGCGTGCGACCGGCCCACGCAGGAGATCGAGACGCTGCTCCGCAAGGCGTTCAACTCGCCCACGGGCTTCAACACGCCCATCGACGTGAGCATCCTGATCCAGCAGCTCTGCGACCATGGCGACTACTTCGAGATCCAGCCGCAGCGCGCGCGCAACACCATCACCGCGTTCGGCCGCCTGGGCGGGCACGTGGTGGGCATCGTGGCCAACAACAGCGCCGTGAGCAGCGGGCAGATCGACGTGGACGCGGCGCTCAAGAACGCGCGCTTCATCCGCTTCTGCAACATCTACAACATCCCGGTGGTCTTCATCGAAGACACCACGGGCTTCCTGCCGGGCCGTGACCAAGAGCGCGCCGGCATCGTGCAGGCCGGGCGCGCCATGCTGGACAGCATCATCGACCTGCGCACGCCGCGCCTGCTGCTCATCGTGCGCAACGCCTTCGGTGGCGCGTACGCGGCGTTCAACTGCTACGCCACCGGCGCCGACCACGTCATCGCGCTGCCCACCACGCGCGTGGCCGTCATGGGGCCTGCGGGTGCCGAGTTCGTCTACAAGGACGAGCTGCGCGCCGTGCGCGCGCGGGTGCCTGCGCTAGTGAAGGACGGTGTGGCCGCCGGGCTCAGCGAGTCCGACGCGAAGGCGAAGGCCGACGCGTGGGTGAAGGAGCAGGAGGCCGCCTTCAAGGCGCGCTACGAGCTCGAGCTGATGAACCCGAAGGAGGCCCTGAGCCTCGGCTCCATCAGCGAGATCGTCATGCCGCGCGAGCTCCGCAAGAACCTCATCAAGAGCCTGAACTTCTACATCAGCACCTACAAAGTCGGTCCCATGCAGTCCGTGCAGCGGGAGTCCTTCTGA
- a CDS encoding biotin carboxylase has protein sequence MTYDAYSNNPLIHRDRRLGKSESRWVREFACEDMSVLIVCRGPIRKEAIDVFREMGIKNIGILLSEKDSIVYPRALAPELRVLNPENVHAIPDYTGATKEERQQRVAQMIRICRKHGYKYIFAGYGFMAEDVDFVRALEKAGVGFIGPCSQTVDAAGRKDEAKRTALEVNVSVTPGINDATARTLVAKVKDQAGLEALIAQHGLTVPALQDAALPFVSKADATLEAGYAKGIDLISVEELQATVKTESAAVLAQYPGNRIRLKAIGGGGGKGQRILSDAADAPGMVLEILQEVKATGVGDNKNVLIELNIEQTRHNEIQLVGNGEWCVTLGGRDCSLQMHEQKLLEVSTTQDGLAEAAERHERAGNKKQAAVLRADMAVLAKMEAEAERFGAAVKLDSASTFECIVEGTNHFFMEVNTRIQVEHRVSELCYALRFHNPADPEDYFDVQSVVEMMALLAKHKARLPKPDRIRRDAAAVEARLNATDRSLSPHAGGEIIAWSHPIEGEIRDDQGISMLNPDTGLFMRYKLAGAYDSNVALLLTTGSSRGESYARLAEVLRRTSMRGPDLATNLEFHYGLVHWFLSNGVDAKPTTRFVVPYLTLVGLLKEAMDGLDLRYAFDCAAKRCLPASKDPAAVKAAQECAVLKRTLVERPLFRLAEEPHILAAWLSVHRLDFTVRDGRVTFLRNPVALLEETYHLLHMDAERNSPAAHRIWDSDQEVLDEAGDFYEALHEHTGDVAWPELDTALRGETPAYGFDTATWQKVRAAHMGFQMGLELLGLLPLVAHEVGFYDIVVNDDLTITIPERLFDVGLQKRMKKVLVPPPATKADEVVAVSGGMYYGQEGPGMPTFVHEGMHFDVGQPLYIIEVMKMFNKVPATFAGTIDKILITGDGQIVSKGQPLFKVTPDERVVDVDHKAVAKAKREKTDGLLARVG, from the coding sequence ATGACCTACGACGCCTACTCCAACAATCCGCTGATCCACCGCGACCGTCGCCTGGGCAAGAGCGAGTCCCGCTGGGTGCGCGAGTTCGCCTGCGAAGACATGAGCGTGCTCATCGTCTGCCGCGGTCCCATCCGCAAGGAAGCCATCGACGTCTTCCGTGAGATGGGCATCAAGAACATCGGCATCCTGCTGAGCGAGAAGGACAGCATCGTGTACCCACGCGCGCTGGCCCCCGAGCTGCGCGTGCTGAACCCCGAGAACGTCCACGCCATCCCGGACTACACGGGCGCCACCAAGGAAGAGCGTCAGCAGCGCGTGGCGCAGATGATCCGCATCTGCCGCAAGCACGGCTACAAGTACATCTTCGCGGGCTACGGCTTCATGGCCGAGGACGTGGACTTCGTGCGCGCGCTCGAGAAGGCCGGCGTGGGCTTCATCGGGCCCTGCAGCCAGACCGTGGACGCGGCCGGCCGCAAGGACGAGGCCAAGCGCACCGCGCTCGAGGTGAACGTCAGCGTCACGCCGGGCATCAACGACGCCACCGCGCGCACGCTGGTGGCGAAGGTGAAGGACCAGGCGGGCCTCGAGGCGCTGATCGCGCAACACGGCCTGACCGTCCCCGCGCTCCAGGACGCCGCCCTCCCCTTCGTCTCCAAAGCCGACGCCACGCTCGAGGCGGGCTACGCCAAGGGCATCGATCTCATCAGCGTGGAGGAGCTGCAGGCCACGGTGAAGACCGAGTCCGCCGCCGTGCTGGCGCAATACCCGGGCAACCGCATTCGCCTGAAGGCCATCGGTGGCGGCGGCGGCAAGGGGCAGCGCATCCTGAGTGACGCGGCCGACGCGCCCGGCATGGTGCTCGAGATCCTTCAAGAGGTGAAGGCCACGGGCGTGGGCGACAACAAGAACGTGCTCATCGAGCTCAACATCGAGCAGACGCGGCACAACGAGATCCAGCTGGTCGGCAACGGCGAGTGGTGCGTCACGCTGGGCGGCCGCGACTGCTCGCTGCAGATGCACGAGCAGAAGCTGCTGGAGGTCTCCACCACGCAAGACGGCCTCGCGGAAGCGGCTGAGCGCCACGAGCGCGCGGGCAACAAGAAGCAGGCCGCCGTGCTGCGCGCCGACATGGCGGTGCTGGCCAAGATGGAGGCCGAGGCCGAGCGCTTCGGCGCCGCCGTGAAGCTGGACTCCGCAAGCACCTTCGAGTGCATCGTGGAGGGCACCAACCACTTCTTCATGGAGGTGAACACGCGCATCCAGGTGGAGCACCGCGTGTCCGAGCTGTGCTACGCGCTGCGCTTCCACAACCCGGCCGACCCCGAGGACTACTTCGACGTCCAGTCCGTGGTGGAGATGATGGCGCTCTTGGCGAAGCACAAGGCGCGCCTGCCCAAGCCCGACCGCATTCGCCGTGACGCGGCCGCCGTGGAGGCGCGCCTGAACGCCACGGACCGCTCGCTCTCGCCGCACGCGGGTGGCGAGATCATCGCGTGGAGCCACCCCATCGAGGGCGAGATCCGCGACGACCAGGGCATCAGCATGCTGAACCCGGATACGGGCCTCTTCATGCGCTACAAGCTGGCCGGCGCCTACGACTCGAACGTGGCGCTGCTGCTCACCACCGGCAGCAGCCGCGGCGAGAGCTACGCGCGGCTGGCCGAGGTGCTGCGCCGCACGTCCATGCGCGGGCCCGACTTGGCCACGAACCTCGAGTTCCACTACGGCCTGGTGCACTGGTTCCTGAGCAACGGGGTGGACGCCAAGCCCACCACGCGCTTCGTGGTGCCGTACCTCACCCTGGTAGGCCTGCTGAAGGAGGCCATGGACGGCCTCGACCTGCGCTACGCGTTCGACTGCGCCGCGAAGCGCTGCCTGCCCGCCAGCAAGGATCCGGCCGCGGTGAAGGCCGCACAGGAGTGCGCCGTGCTGAAGCGCACGCTGGTGGAGCGCCCGCTCTTCCGCCTGGCCGAGGAGCCGCACATCCTGGCCGCGTGGCTCAGCGTGCATCGCCTGGACTTCACGGTGCGCGATGGGCGCGTGACGTTCCTGCGCAACCCGGTGGCGCTGCTGGAGGAGACCTACCACCTCCTGCACATGGACGCGGAGCGCAACTCGCCCGCGGCGCACCGCATCTGGGACAGCGACCAAGAGGTGCTGGACGAGGCCGGCGACTTCTACGAAGCGCTGCACGAGCACACGGGTGACGTGGCCTGGCCCGAGCTGGACACCGCGCTGCGCGGCGAGACACCGGCATACGGCTTCGACACCGCCACCTGGCAGAAGGTGCGCGCGGCGCACATGGGCTTCCAGATGGGCCTCGAGCTGCTGGGGCTGCTGCCGCTGGTGGCCCACGAGGTGGGCTTCTACGACATCGTGGTCAACGACGACCTGACCATCACCATCCCCGAGCGCCTCTTCGACGTGGGCCTGCAGAAGCGCATGAAGAAGGTGCTGGTGCCGCCGCCCGCCACCAAGGCCGACGAGGTGGTCGCCGTGAGCGGTGGCATGTACTACGGGCAGGAAGGCCCGGGCATGCCCACCTTCGTGCACGAGGGGATGCACTTCGACGTGGGCCAGCCGCTCTACATCATCGAGGTCATGAAGATGTTCAACAAGGTGCCGGCCACCTTCGCGGGCACCATCGACAAGATCCTCATCACGGGCGACGGCCAGATCGTGAGCAAGGGCCAGCCCCTGTTCAAGGTCACGCCGGACGAGCGCGTGGTGGACGTGGACCACAAGGCCGTGGCCAAGGCGAAGCGCGAGAAGACCGACGGGCTGCTGGCCCGCGTGGGCTGA